The Primulina huaijiensis isolate GDHJ02 chromosome 18, ASM1229523v2, whole genome shotgun sequence DNA window gaggtgtcactcacccattggatgtgatgaaatataaaaaattgtgtatccaatgggtgagtgacacctcatcggtgctcacataggtgtgcacggtaggtgtgcagcatatcaaatctCTTAAAGTGCTTATATCACAAAATACATCTTAATGTATTTTTGTAGATGATTGGCAGATTCCATGAGCACTGTGTGTGAAGCAAAATTGTCTTAAATAGATATAGTTCAACTCTAGCATCAATTTACTTTCTATCTCAGTTTTGTTTCAGCGTTTGttacaaaattttctttgacAACTTTatgaaaatttcagatttgCAACTCTGATAATTTACCAACAATTATATTACTAAATATCACATTAAATTAtgtttcataaaaaataatatatttttataatattggaCTTAATTGTCAATGCAGGCTTTGATCCGCTCAAATgataagataaaatatttattaatttgaatGAAGATTTATTAGTTGAATAATGTTAAAGGtacgaaaaaatatattatacatcgatatttataataattatataatgatattttattttactattaTCTAATGAGATTTTATGTTgaagattttgataaatgaaattttttgtataatgagattttgtattgaagattttgataaataaaacttttgtattgaatttttgtgttgtaagaattGTTGTACAAATCTTATTGTACCTATAACACGACTCTTATTGTTGATATCGGATATCTTATTAGATATGGTTTGGTTTCTCTCTATATATAAGGATCGTGGACAACCATATCATACATACAAAATCTAGAGGTCTTCTCTCTCcatatttttcacattcaataaaaaattttgtgttgTGAAATCATCGTGAGTGTTTTAGTAATGCTCATGTAATAAAGAGAATACTTGTCATGAACAAAGTACCGTAGGAGTACAAATGAGGGTCCTAGGCCTAATAATATCCACATCACACTCTTTTCTCACATAAATGTAATAGCTAATATTtatcacaaaaattcttgtgagacggtctcacgagtcaattttgtgaaaaagatattatatatgattcatctacgaaaaagtattactttttatgtcaaatatattaatttttattgtaaatataagcatgattgatctgtctcacgaataaagatatgtgagaccgtcttaaaAAAGACCTACTCAATATTTATTACAATAAAGTTGTACtccaaaataatacaaaaaccCTAGTTAGAGAAGAACTCTCGACATGAAGAATCACAAAACTGGTCCATCTGAAACAGTAACCTTGATCAaacatgattttaaaaattaatagcTATTTTACTAAAAACACATACTCCTAACTCTAGATCCATGTTTATTTGAACAAATGaagcttttttttttacttgataGTTCGACTAGAAAATTTTCGCCATTCTCCATGTAAAAACAATTGGATGTAAATTGTGCAAGGATTCTTTGCATGCTGCAATATAGTAATTCTTCTGTGATCGCTCTCCCAAAGATTAGATTCTTATATAATCTTTTATAGTATACATATCCAACCAGATCAAACGACACAATATCAGCACCTTGACACATAAGAACTTCTCAAGAGGTTATCCATCTCATTGctactctcactcatgcatGATTAACCCAACATATATATGTAAATCTTCATATCATACTTGATTATTCTTTTAACGAAGAAAATTAGTACTTATTTAGTTTTTATGAATAATAAATTTACGTGTCTTCTAAAAATTGGATGTAATGATctaaaatacccaaaaaagaagaagaaggaaaTAAATAAGATAATTATACTTTGCAagtattgtatttttttataataaaaattatagaaaaagaaaaagagtaggtcttttgtgtcTATCTCTATGAAATGGGTCGATATGATCCATATCTAATATGAAGAGTATCACTTTTGgcatgaaaagtaatacttttggcataaaaagtaatatttttgttaaGTTGGGTTTGGTTAGAGATCTGTCGCATTAAATTGACTCATAAAATGGTCTCACAACCGTTTTTgtgaaagaaaaaagagaaataaTGTGGGCAAAATGTTGTCATGGAAATAAATGGGCTTTTAATTTCGTCACAACATTCTTGTTCCAATGCAACCAAtttttttgctatttttttaaaagcaaaaaGCAACCACTTTTAAGTGCATGAATGGTTGGCTTTTTAGCAAGAAGCACTAAACAAAGTGAATCTTAGAGAAAAGTGAAGgcgattgtttttttttttttttttttttttttttttttttgttttttttttttttttttgattgttTGTTTTATGGAACACTAGTCTTTGGCGCGGTTTGATGGATCCCTGACATGTTTGGTTGTTTGGATAATAATTCAAACCCATAAAATGCTTGCTTGCAATTTTATGTATCAATTTGTTTTATTGAACACCaatcaaattataattatttattgcacatcaatcaaatcatttaaTATAAAGTTACTAGATTATTATTCAtatctttatttatattaattattaaaaaagaaaaaaatgtagttttatcatttatctcatatttaatcaatcaaatcaaatttgatattatttatttaatactaTTCAACATACTACTCATATATTTTAGTtatcacaatattatttatctatacGATCTCATCAAATCTAATCAACTCTACTAAACAGACCCTGAAGCTCTTTACAAAGGGATATAAATTTCGaatgggtctcatgtgagaccgtctcacagatcttaatctgtgagacgggtcaaccctacccatattcacaataaaaagtaatactcttagcataaaaagtaatactttttcatggatgacccaaataagatatccgtctcacaaatacgacctgtgagaccgtctaatacaagtttttgccataaattTCAATGGTGTGCTAAAGAACACAACTACCTATAATTTCTATAAGTTTAATAACAGAGAGAAGAGAGAATTCAGACAATGAATcgtaatttttactttttattaacTGATGATCGTTAGTTATAATATAGTACAACTGAGTACTAAATCAAAAAGTGACAATATTCTGTATAATATCTACCTTAGCCATCATGTATGattaaaaaatgacaaaaacttgtgtgagacggtctcacgggtcatattttgtgagacggtctcacggatcgtactttgtgagacgaatctcttatttgggtcatccatgaaaaaatattaNGGTTATTTGTAACTATAATAATCAATTATAAGCACAAGcatctattatatataatttgttctttactatttttttttatttttaacaaatcttaaataaaacaatacataaaataaatgaaaataaatcaacaaataaacACACAACCCATTTGCTATATATAAAGAAGTGTGGCCATTTAGAGTGTGTGGTCACTAGCTTGAGATGAAACCCAATGCTATGGACAACCCCACTCCCacgataaataataattaattcaactacatatgtaatattttggtataataaaaaaatttattattattttttaacttatttCCACATCAGTGTTGATCTCCGTTGAATTTTTTACCTTAATGTTTTTGACAACtagatttttaaagaaaactaaaaaataaattaagttgttaattttaaacatcaaattaATAATGATGAATAATTGTGTATTATTTTAAAGATCAgagacaaaaaaaatattcaacaaaaatatttagaGACCACAAAAATTTAAGTGATAAACtaatatatcaaaaatatactcaataacatgaatattttatgtacttatgtaaaaaaaatatattattattactaattttttcgttattttttacaatacaatacaatattaAGCTACTAGAACAAATCAATATTGATGATTATGAAATCATTAACAAAACTGAGTGAACGGTGGACATAATGAGTATTGCATTGACATCGATGTCAATTGGCTAAACAATAAAACCCTAGGCATCACAAACTCAAGTAATTATTGGGTTCCATAAGAGAACGCTTCAAAAGAATCAAAATGAGTTTAAATTGATTTTgtgtgaaacaaatatttttatatacataAAAGTGATAGAAAAGGAGGAATCAAAATGAATTCAAATCGTTTATATGTgaaacaaattaattttatatttaagttagttaaaataatttataagattttaaattttttttaggttttttaaatatttttttgctcgaaaaataaaagtttttaaatatattacagTTGTCTTCGTGTTTTATGTCATGTGAAATTTCCATTGATGAATACTTACAGAATTTGTAGCTACTTTTTCAAGGTcgcgatttatatatatatagaactatataacttcaaaatatatcatggaaaatttaaaaattatagttgttgtaaataaaatttaaaattgatgtATTTGTTTTTTGTATTATTACTTTGAATACTCACAGTTTAACTAtattaattttacaattttaaggTTTGTGATATTAAAATAGGTGCTATAGTGAGTAAGAAAATGGTTCTGATTAGGGATcacattaataaatattttttttatttagatagAATATTGCAACACTATATACTTATATGTGTATCAAACCTGAAACAACTCAATTATATCAGTATTGaagaaatcaaaaaataaaatctgaacTTTAACGATGTATCGTAGATTgaattaatgattaaaaaataaaagatagtgTGAGTAAGGCGATAATCGTTGTCTTCATTTCATCTTTGTATATTGATTCGAGCAAGACACACGTGTATATCTTCGTATATTAAATAAAGCTAAAAATTTGATGTATAGTATATATAGTACATGTAATCAAAAGAAAACACATGGGTCCTCATGATTTATTCTTGAAAGATTGAATGAATGACTGATGAGTTACGGAGAACTAATTGTTGAAAATTTATCACGAAAGGGGCTTGTAATCTCGTTCGCCACATTCATTTCTGAAACTTCTTCCATCCTACGCCGAGAGAACCTCTCCTCGTGCAGAAAAGTCATTAGATTGGGGCGGACGCCAGCAAAACAGACCGCTATCCATTGGCCATACACCGGGTAGAATTTACCATGTTCCCATGCAACCCCTTCCAAGTGCATGAACAATGGTTGGCTTTTCAGCAAGAAACACAAAACAAGTTAAACCAACCAACCACATGTCTCTGAGAAAAGTGAAGTTCATAGATTTGGGGAGATATAATTAAGTTATTGGATGTTTCATGGGGATCATGAGTTTGGCCCTTTTCACCATTTCCATATATCTCTTAGTAGGAATAAAAGAGTGCCTTCATCCGTGTTATTCCCAACTACCCTTTCTCTATATGAAGCTCTTGCCAAAGACTTTACACTATTCTTGCAAGTTTCGGCGTAGTTGGCTTTAGGTTCTAAAAAATACGCGATGTTGTTTTCGTACAAGAGAAACTTCCTGCAGCGCTTTTGCATAGAGGACTTCCAAGTGAGCACGGGGATTCAGGGTGGTTTCCTCTCCAGTGATCTTCTTCCCACACTCGGGGATGGGATCGGTAGAGCAACGGTGCTTAGGAAACACATCATCTCCCCATTCGATCCCCGATACAGGTGATATGATCGTCTTGCTTCATTTTCTTGATTCTGATCCATTGAGACACTCACAGATTCGATTTTTGTTATTTCAGGGCTTGGGAGATGTTTCTGATTCTGCTTGTCATTTATTCGGCGTGGATCTCTCCGTTTCAGTTCGCATTTCTGACTTACAAACAGGATGGCCTATTCATTGCTGACAACATTGTCAATGGTTTCTTTGCCGTTGATATTGTTCTCACCTTCTTCGTGGCGTATCTTGATCGCACAATGTATCTCTTGATCGATGATCCTAGAAAAATAGCAATAAGGTACATAATGGCTCAACCTTTTCACAGATTCTCAATGACATGTGGAATCAAGATATGTAGCTAGAATATGATCTTGAACTAATCaagtcctttttttttttttaaactgttCTTACATTCGGTTAATAGGTATCTGTCAACCTGGTTCCTTTTCGACGTATGCTCGACGGTACCTTTTCAATCCCTCTGCCTTCTATTCACAAACAATAATGGTGGGATTGGCTTTAAATTGCTGAGCATGTTACGACTTTGGCGTCTCAGACGAGTCAGCTCCATGTTTGCAAGGTTTATCATCATTCTTGACTTACTACCCCTTTGATTTCTTGAAAATACTCCAAATGAATATCCACAGATTCCATCTTCATAATCCAGGCTCGAAAAAGACATCCGGTTCAACTATTTCTGGATTCGCTGCACGAAACTCGTATCTGTATGCCACTACTTCAATACAACAAATTTTCATATCAGAATAAAACATATGTGCATTCTAACAGAATGGCCATCTTTCCTGATTGAAATCAGGTAACTTTATTCGCTGTACATTGTGCCGGATGCTTCAACTATATGATTGCATATAGGTACCCCGATCCGAAACAAACTTGGATTGGAGCAGTCTACCCGAATTTCAAACAAATGAGTCTTTGGGACATGTATGTAACTTCCATGTACTGGTCTATTGTAACACTAACTACAACAGGATACGGAGACTTACACGCTGAGAACCAGAGAGAGATGCTTTTCGATATCTTCTACATGCTTTTCAACTTAGGATTGACAGCCTATCTCATAGGAAACATGACAAACCTTGTAGTTCACTGGACCAGCCGAACTAGAAACTTTGTAAGCTCCCTCTCTATGCCTCTGTCTGTATTCGCATTCGACTGTGTCGAAGCTGATTATTTCTTTGCTGTAGAGGGATACTGTAAATGCAGCCACTGAATTCACCAGAAGAAACCAATTGCCACAGCATATAGAAGATCAGATGTTGTCACATATTTGCCTAAAATTCAAAACAGCAGGATTGAAACAGCAAGAGACTTTGAACGGGATGCCAAACGCCATTCGTTCTAGCATCGCACGCCATCTGTTCTACCCCGTCGTACGAAATGTCTATCTCTTCAATGGGGTATCACATGACTTCCTATTTCAACTGGTACTGCAAATTCTTCTCCATAAATGATCTTTCAAAGCAGTAGTCAATGAACACTATTGACAAGAATACGCCTAAATACTAATCCTCGATTTTCTTGAAAGGTCCCGGAAATGGAAGCGGAGTACTATTCTGCCAAAGAAGATCTCATTCTACAAAACGAGGCGTCGACAGATACATACATAGTGGTGTCAGGGGCAGTGGTAAGTTAGCTATGAAATCTCATATCCTATGCGATGAAAACTCGTACAAGATTGATTCTTATCCCTTTTCTACTATGCCAATTTTTTGTTGGCAGGAGTTGGTTGTAAAGATCGATGGCCATGATCAAGTAAGAATCGTTACATAAACCGACATCGAAAATGTTTCCGAATACAGTAACAAATATACCATATAAAATACATGACTTAGGACTTTTTATATGCAAACAGGTAATGGGAAAGGTTTGTAAAGGGGAAACGTTTGGAGAAATTGGGGTGCTACTTAAAAAGCCTCAGCCATATGGTGCTCGAACAACCGAGGTTTCTCATATATTACAGCTAAAAAGTACTGCGTTTCTCGACATTCTTCGACAAAATCCATCAGACGAGAGCATTGTCATGAACAATCTTTTCCAGGTAAACTTCCAAAACAACACTATTCCCATGATCAACATATCCTGGTAACTCGGAAAAATTGCATTCAGCATATAAAAAAACAACGATAtgttacatattttattattcgaGATTTGATTTATTTCGTATTTTATCATATGATTCATGGCAAACACATCAAGCTCTGCTTTATGTATATTTTCTTTCATTG harbors:
- the LOC140963718 gene encoding potassium channel KAT1-like, which translates into the protein MLFSYKRNFLQRFCIEDFQVSTGIQGGFLSSDLLPTLGDGIGRATVLRKHIISPFDPRYRAWEMFLILLVIYSAWISPFQFAFLTYKQDGLFIADNIVNGFFAVDIVLTFFVAYLDRTMYLLIDDPRKIAIRYLSTWFLFDVCSTVPFQSLCLLFTNNNGGIGFKLLSMLRLWRLRRVSSMFARLEKDIRFNYFWIRCTKLVSVTLFAVHCAGCFNYMIAYRYPDPKQTWIGAVYPNFKQMSLWDMYVTSMYWSIVTLTTTGYGDLHAENQREMLFDIFYMLFNLGLTAYLIGNMTNLVVHWTSRTRNFRDTVNAATEFTRRNQLPQHIEDQMLSHICLKFKTAGLKQQETLNGMPNAIRSSIARHLFYPVVRNVYLFNGVSHDFLFQLVPEMEAEYYSAKEDLILQNEASTDTYIVVSGAVELVVKIDGHDQVMGKVCKGETFGEIGVLLKKPQPYGARTTEVSHILQLKSTAFLDILRQNPSDESIVMNNLFQKLQAWRSFDIEGQTNPSLNQTNFHDRETKSNQISETKKSDMDQNPWSEDVRTALHSAVQQGNLEMAMILLEKGLKTAKKRVTIHRQNTLPNKQLAKLIILPDSLEELCKIAGKKLGVEGLSKVVNEENAEIDDICVIRDGDHLFFANEDD